In the Synechococcus sp. Nb3U1 genome, one interval contains:
- the rpsF gene encoding 30S ribosomal protein S6, with amino-acid sequence MPRAYETMLILRPDMSDEPLEQLLNSQEAILRENGAANLETTNKGKRRFAGFEMKGFKEGLYIHMNYEAEPSAVATWEKGLRLNESVLRYMTTRPDLV; translated from the coding sequence ATGCCCCGCGCCTATGAAACGATGCTGATTTTGCGTCCTGACATGTCGGATGAACCTCTCGAGCAGCTGCTCAACAGTCAGGAGGCGATCCTGCGAGAAAATGGGGCGGCCAATTTGGAGACCACCAACAAAGGGAAGCGCCGCTTTGCTGGGTTTGAGATGAAAGGCTTTAAGGAAGGGCTTTACATCCACATGAACTACGAAGCGGAACCCAGCGCCGTGGCCACCTGGGAAAAAGGATTGCGCCTGAATGAGAGTGTGTTGCGCTACATGACGACCCGGCCCGATTTGGTTTGA
- the purM gene encoding phosphoribosylformylglycinamidine cyclo-ligase produces MDYRSAGVDIDLGRALVKAIQERVARAKVPSSSSSGTLGGIGGFAGLFELPGGYQAPVLVAGTDGVGTKLQIAQQWGQHRGVGIDLVAMCVNDVLTVGAKPLFFLDYIATGKLEPAALLQVIDGILEGCQQAGCELLGGETAEMPGFYPPGEYDLAGFCVGIVEKPAILDGSRVHIGDQLLALPSSGIHSNGYSLVRRIVAERGWTWDHQPQGWDRPLGEVFLTPTRIYAGAVHQLQQAGIPIHGMAHITGGGIPENLPRCLAPTQAARLEPHSWRIPPEFRWLQEQGQVETAEMFRTFNLGVGYVLVVPPEAQAQVQTLLPEAQAIGEVVASAPGRASSGEDPVRVLGLENWGSL; encoded by the coding sequence TTGGACTACCGTTCGGCAGGGGTTGACATAGATCTGGGTCGTGCCCTTGTCAAGGCGATCCAGGAACGAGTTGCACGTGCTAAAGTTCCGTCTTCAAGTTCCTCAGGAACGCTAGGGGGGATCGGTGGGTTTGCCGGTTTGTTTGAGTTGCCGGGGGGCTATCAAGCACCGGTTTTGGTGGCGGGGACGGATGGGGTGGGCACCAAGCTGCAGATTGCTCAGCAATGGGGTCAGCACCGCGGCGTCGGCATCGATTTGGTGGCCATGTGCGTCAACGATGTGCTGACGGTGGGAGCAAAGCCGCTGTTTTTCCTGGATTACATCGCCACAGGCAAGCTGGAGCCAGCCGCCCTCCTGCAGGTGATCGACGGGATCCTGGAGGGCTGTCAACAGGCAGGCTGTGAACTGCTCGGCGGCGAGACGGCGGAGATGCCGGGATTTTATCCCCCCGGAGAGTACGACTTGGCAGGATTTTGTGTGGGCATTGTGGAGAAACCCGCCATCCTAGACGGATCCCGGGTACACATCGGAGACCAACTGTTGGCCCTGCCCAGCAGCGGCATTCACAGCAACGGCTACAGCTTGGTACGCCGGATTGTGGCTGAGAGAGGATGGACTTGGGATCATCAACCGCAGGGATGGGATCGGCCCTTGGGGGAAGTGTTTCTCACCCCGACCCGTATCTACGCTGGGGCCGTACACCAGCTTCAGCAAGCAGGAATTCCTATTCACGGCATGGCCCACATCACCGGCGGCGGCATTCCGGAAAATTTGCCCCGCTGTTTGGCTCCTACCCAGGCCGCTCGTCTTGAGCCCCACAGTTGGCGGATCCCGCCGGAGTTTCGCTGGTTGCAGGAACAGGGGCAGGTGGAGACTGCCGAGATGTTCCGAACCTTTAATTTGGGGGTGGGTTACGTGTTGGTAGTGCCCCCCGAGGCACAGGCGCAGGTGCAAACTCTCTTGCCGGAAGCCCAGGCCATTGGGGAAGTGGTGGCCTCAGCCCCGGGGCGGGCCAGTTCTGGGGAAGACCCTGTACGAGTCTTGGGTCTTGAGAATTGGGGATCCCTCTGA
- a CDS encoding DUF4340 domain-containing protein: MFKRTTLILLGLAVACILGYFLLDNVQQLRQQAEAERAKLFHFQTDTIARIEIRQNRPDEPEELILERVADADPPQWQILSPIQSTALDFPISSLLVTFSRLTPEITLEGALDNPDGAAFGLDSPQQQITLIPREGDPYRLSIGNDNFDGSGFYARANDGEVVLIASNQKGSLLPSLLALRDKTLLSFDSAEVDSFQVRLAEAEPEQFQIERQGNGWQIVEPKVLPADDANVNRLLNTLARLQAVEFPAETQADLAPYGLDQPSAQFTIHLANPPEGSPPETLTVALGSENDNQQVYVITSQNPAVATLLTSTADILRSDLEDLRDHRIARLNINQIEEITLEADGEEITLQRLPAESGSLNPRWENPNRPGQAVELNTIFSTLNSTRASEFLQDDPEAQNTLKDPALRLTFRPTPDSGQDPLTLSLASAGLRAYVQSSYQPDIAVIDLSTFNTLETEVNLLFEE; the protein is encoded by the coding sequence ATGTTCAAGCGCACCACACTGATCCTGTTGGGTTTGGCCGTGGCCTGCATCCTCGGCTATTTCCTCTTGGACAATGTCCAACAACTGCGCCAACAGGCGGAAGCCGAGCGGGCAAAACTGTTCCATTTCCAGACCGATACGATTGCCCGCATCGAGATTCGCCAAAATCGCCCTGATGAGCCGGAAGAGCTGATCCTGGAACGGGTTGCCGATGCGGATCCCCCCCAGTGGCAGATTCTCAGCCCCATTCAGTCGACAGCTCTGGATTTTCCCATCTCCAGTCTGTTGGTGACCTTCTCCCGCCTCACCCCGGAAATCACCCTCGAGGGAGCTCTGGATAACCCCGATGGTGCGGCCTTTGGCCTGGATAGTCCCCAACAGCAGATCACCCTTATTCCTCGGGAAGGGGATCCCTATCGGCTCTCGATCGGCAACGACAACTTTGATGGCTCCGGTTTCTACGCTCGTGCTAATGACGGGGAAGTGGTGCTGATCGCCAGTAACCAAAAGGGATCCCTGTTGCCCTCGCTGCTGGCCCTACGGGATAAAACCCTGCTCAGCTTTGATTCGGCTGAGGTGGATTCTTTCCAGGTGCGGCTAGCGGAAGCAGAGCCCGAGCAATTTCAGATTGAGCGGCAGGGCAATGGCTGGCAGATTGTCGAGCCGAAAGTGCTACCTGCCGATGATGCCAATGTGAACCGTCTGCTCAATACCCTGGCCCGTTTACAAGCCGTTGAGTTCCCCGCCGAAACCCAAGCGGATTTGGCCCCCTACGGTCTGGATCAGCCCTCGGCCCAGTTCACGATTCACCTTGCCAACCCCCCGGAAGGCTCCCCGCCAGAAACCCTCACTGTTGCCCTCGGCTCGGAAAACGACAATCAACAAGTGTACGTGATCACCTCACAGAATCCGGCGGTGGCCACCCTACTCACCAGTACGGCAGATATTCTGCGCTCCGATCTCGAGGATCTGCGGGATCATCGCATTGCCCGCCTCAATATCAACCAAATTGAGGAAATCACCCTAGAAGCCGATGGAGAGGAGATCACCCTGCAACGGCTGCCTGCTGAATCGGGATCCCTCAACCCACGCTGGGAAAACCCCAACCGACCGGGGCAAGCGGTGGAACTGAATACCATTTTTTCCACCCTCAACTCCACCCGAGCCAGCGAGTTTCTGCAGGACGACCCAGAGGCCCAAAACACCTTGAAGGATCCCGCCCTGCGGCTGACCTTCCGGCCAACACCAGATTCTGGGCAGGATCCCCTGACTTTGAGCCTAGCTTCTGCGGGGTTACGGGCCTATGTGCAGAGCAGCTACCAACCGGATATCGCCGTGATTGACCTGAGCACCTTCAACACTCTGGAAACAGAAGTGAATCTGCTGTTTGAGGAATGA
- a CDS encoding universal stress protein translates to MGGKEKEVGVETQVNHLISIPCSAVDNLEEANMYSRILVALDRSELSDMVFQKAIQLAEAMQANLMVLHVLSHEEPGAPEPPMILGVDYSSTISAELWQSYREQCAIFEQNQLDYLRSLTDKASERGIHAEFSLNYGNPGRVICDLARSWEADLVVVGRRGHSGLSELFMGSVSNYVLHRAPCSVLTVQGEILKKTAAPVAEMATAS, encoded by the coding sequence ATAGGGGGCAAGGAAAAGGAAGTTGGAGTCGAAACCCAAGTCAACCATCTCATCTCCATCCCTTGCTCGGCTGTTGACAACCTGGAGGAAGCCAATATGTACAGCAGAATTTTGGTGGCCTTGGATCGGTCAGAATTGAGCGACATGGTGTTTCAGAAGGCGATCCAACTGGCGGAAGCCATGCAAGCCAATCTGATGGTGCTGCATGTTCTATCCCACGAAGAGCCTGGCGCCCCAGAACCGCCGATGATCTTGGGAGTGGACTATAGTTCCACCATTAGCGCCGAGCTGTGGCAATCCTATCGGGAGCAGTGCGCTATCTTCGAGCAAAACCAGCTGGATTATCTGCGCTCGCTGACCGATAAAGCCAGTGAACGCGGGATCCACGCTGAATTTAGCCTTAACTACGGTAATCCCGGTCGCGTGATCTGCGATCTGGCCCGCTCTTGGGAGGCCGATTTGGTGGTGGTGGGCCGCCGAGGGCACTCCGGCTTAAGTGAGTTGTTCATGGGTAGCGTCAGCAACTACGTGTTGCACCGCGCCCCCTGCTCCGTGCTAACGGTGCAAGGGGAAATCCTGAAGAAAACGGCTGCTCCCGTGGCAGAGATGGCGACTGCCAGTTAA
- a CDS encoding ABC transporter permease, with protein MNGVIAIFRKELRGYFTSPIAYVVAAVFWGLAGFFFTNILVRVINYSQQVDVFAQFGQDSSFDAATILSQQFLNLLGTIFLFLLPILTMGSYAEERRRGTMELLATSPVTNLAVAVGKWLAVWVFFITLLIPPLVYQLLTLSSSNPAVDYRLPLVGYIGLALMAGSVMALGLFVSSLTDNTLIAAVATFGLVLLLWVVDAAAGQESNWIAATLRHLSLLQQYGNWVQGLVSSSGLILFLSITVLGLFATVQSVESLRWQQS; from the coding sequence ATGAACGGAGTGATTGCCATTTTCCGCAAAGAGTTGCGCGGCTATTTCACCTCCCCGATTGCCTACGTAGTGGCTGCCGTCTTTTGGGGCTTGGCCGGGTTCTTTTTCACCAATATCTTGGTGCGGGTGATCAACTATTCTCAGCAGGTGGATGTGTTCGCCCAATTTGGCCAAGACAGCTCCTTCGATGCGGCCACCATCCTCTCGCAGCAGTTTTTGAACCTGTTGGGCACGATTTTTCTGTTTTTGCTGCCGATCCTGACGATGGGATCCTATGCCGAAGAACGGCGGCGGGGCACGATGGAGTTGCTGGCCACCTCCCCAGTCACCAACTTGGCGGTGGCGGTGGGCAAGTGGCTGGCGGTGTGGGTGTTCTTTATTACGCTGCTCATCCCGCCTTTGGTGTACCAGTTGCTCACCTTAAGCAGTTCCAATCCGGCAGTGGATTATCGGCTGCCCCTGGTGGGCTATATCGGGTTGGCGCTGATGGCGGGCAGTGTCATGGCCTTGGGGTTATTCGTCTCCTCCCTCACCGACAATACCTTGATTGCGGCGGTAGCCACCTTTGGCTTGGTGCTGCTGCTTTGGGTGGTGGATGCGGCGGCTGGGCAGGAGAGCAACTGGATTGCGGCCACCCTCAGACATTTGTCTTTGTTGCAGCAGTATGGCAACTGGGTGCAGGGGCTCGTCAGCAGCAGCGGCCTGATCTTGTTCCTTAGCATCACGGTGTTGGGGTTATTTGCCACGGTGCAATCGGTGGAGAGCCTGCGCTGGCAACAGAGCTAG
- a CDS encoding ABC transporter ATP-binding protein, whose amino-acid sequence MTVLGNAIEVEHLSKTYGTFTAIRDISFQVNAGEIMGFLGPNGAGKTTSMRILTGFLPASEGTARVAGFDIHQDSMAVRQHIGYLPENPPLYTEMTVEGYLHFVAQLKRVSPGNRATQVDRAIQRCSLEEKRHTLIRKLSKGFKQRVGIAQALVHDPPVIILDEPTVGLDPKQIIEVRNLIKSLAGEHTIILSTHILPEVSMTCDRVVIINRGQVAAIGTPGELTAQFQGQHQAHLHIGASSETAIREAVERIPQVQILSLEPSPPAEGQRWQLQLSSSTPADKWIPGVAKALVQSEIALYEIGRSQASLEEIFLQLTTQEGAGQEGSDSAPDSENPEEVAA is encoded by the coding sequence ATGACCGTTCTAGGAAACGCGATCGAAGTTGAACATCTGAGCAAAACCTACGGCACTTTCACCGCTATCCGGGATATTTCTTTTCAGGTGAATGCCGGAGAGATCATGGGGTTCTTAGGGCCCAACGGGGCTGGAAAAACCACCTCCATGCGCATTCTGACCGGATTTTTGCCCGCCAGTGAAGGCACAGCACGGGTGGCGGGGTTCGATATCCACCAAGATTCTATGGCGGTGCGGCAACACATCGGTTACCTGCCGGAAAATCCCCCCCTGTACACCGAAATGACGGTGGAGGGTTATCTACATTTTGTGGCGCAACTGAAGCGGGTCAGCCCCGGCAACCGAGCTACCCAGGTGGATCGAGCGATTCAGCGCTGCAGCCTAGAAGAAAAACGCCACACCCTGATCCGCAAGCTCTCTAAGGGGTTTAAGCAACGGGTGGGGATTGCCCAGGCGCTCGTTCATGATCCGCCTGTGATCATCCTGGATGAGCCGACTGTTGGCCTGGATCCCAAGCAGATTATTGAGGTGCGAAATCTGATCAAAAGCCTAGCCGGGGAACACACGATCATCCTCTCTACCCACATCCTGCCGGAGGTGAGCATGACCTGTGACCGGGTGGTGATCATCAACCGCGGCCAGGTAGCGGCCATCGGTACCCCCGGTGAGCTAACGGCGCAATTTCAGGGGCAACACCAGGCCCATCTGCACATCGGTGCTTCCAGCGAAACCGCCATCCGCGAAGCCGTAGAACGGATCCCACAGGTACAAATTCTAAGCCTGGAACCCAGCCCCCCAGCAGAGGGCCAACGTTGGCAACTGCAACTGAGCAGCAGCACCCCTGCCGATAAGTGGATCCCTGGAGTGGCCAAAGCTCTGGTTCAGTCGGAGATAGCTCTCTACGAAATTGGTCGTTCCCAGGCCTCTTTAGAGGAAATTTTCCTGCAACTGACTACCCAAGAGGGAGCTGGCCAAGAGGGATCCGACTCAGCCCCAGACTCTGAGAACCCTGAGGAGGTAGCAGCATGA
- the fabF gene encoding beta-ketoacyl-ACP synthase II: MPAQPTPYRAPHDPEGHRRVVITGLGALTPIGNSPAEFWQGLLAGRSGIGPITLFDASHHDCRIAGEVKGFDPLDYLDRKDVKRNDRFVHLALAATQQALEDARFQITDLNAEQVGVILGTGIGGIRVLEEQQTIYLQKGPDRCSPFMVPMMIANMAAGQLAIHFGAKGPNSCTVTACASGSNAIGDAFRLIQRGDAQAVITGGTEAAVTPLSMAGFASMKALSTRNEAPEQACRPFDRDRDGFVMGEGAGILLLEELEHARARGASIYAEIAGYGLTCDAHHMTNPAPGGEGAARAMRLALKDAGIPVQAVQYINAHATSTGVGDIAEVQAIKAVFGEHAHALAISATKSMTGHLLGGSGGIATIATALAVHHGWAPPTLNLDNPDPECDLDFIPHKARQMPLQVALVNAFGFGGHNVTLVLRRYPHS, encoded by the coding sequence ATGCCTGCTCAGCCAACTCCCTATCGTGCTCCGCACGACCCGGAGGGTCATCGCCGCGTTGTGATTACGGGTTTGGGTGCGCTGACCCCGATCGGCAACTCCCCGGCCGAGTTTTGGCAGGGCTTGCTGGCGGGACGTTCTGGCATTGGGCCGATTACCCTCTTCGATGCCTCTCACCACGATTGTCGTATCGCGGGGGAGGTGAAGGGATTTGATCCCCTCGACTATCTGGATCGCAAGGATGTCAAGCGCAACGATCGTTTTGTACATCTGGCGCTGGCGGCAACCCAACAGGCCCTAGAAGATGCCCGCTTTCAAATCACCGATCTCAATGCTGAGCAGGTGGGGGTAATTCTGGGTACCGGCATCGGCGGCATTCGCGTCCTGGAGGAACAGCAGACGATCTACCTGCAAAAAGGGCCGGATCGCTGTAGCCCCTTTATGGTGCCGATGATGATTGCCAATATGGCCGCCGGTCAGTTGGCCATTCATTTCGGGGCCAAAGGCCCCAACTCCTGCACAGTGACGGCCTGTGCCTCGGGATCCAATGCGATTGGGGATGCCTTCCGACTGATTCAGCGGGGGGATGCGCAGGCGGTGATCACGGGCGGGACAGAAGCGGCGGTTACCCCCCTGTCGATGGCGGGGTTCGCCTCTATGAAGGCCCTCTCCACCCGCAACGAGGCCCCAGAGCAAGCCTGTCGCCCCTTCGATCGGGATCGGGACGGCTTTGTTATGGGAGAGGGAGCCGGGATCCTCCTGTTGGAGGAGCTGGAACATGCCCGTGCTCGTGGGGCGAGTATTTACGCCGAGATCGCCGGCTACGGCCTCACCTGCGATGCCCACCACATGACCAACCCCGCCCCTGGAGGAGAGGGTGCGGCCCGAGCGATGCGCCTAGCCCTCAAAGATGCCGGGATCCCCGTACAAGCGGTGCAATACATCAACGCCCATGCCACCAGCACCGGCGTGGGGGATATCGCAGAAGTCCAGGCGATCAAAGCCGTCTTTGGGGAGCATGCCCACGCCTTGGCCATCAGCGCCACCAAGTCCATGACCGGCCACCTGTTGGGGGGATCCGGCGGCATTGCCACCATTGCGACAGCCCTAGCGGTTCACCACGGTTGGGCTCCCCCCACCCTCAACCTGGACAACCCGGATCCCGAGTGTGATCTGGATTTTATCCCCCACAAAGCTCGCCAGATGCCTTTGCAAGTGGCCTTAGTGAATGCCTTTGGTTTTGGTGGCCACAACGTCACTCTGGTGCTGCGGCGCTACCCCCACTCCTAA
- a CDS encoding single-stranded DNA-binding protein yields the protein MNSIVLIGEVLAEPELRYTPDNLAVTSLLLSFPSLRPEEPAYQVRVSSFGELAQKVVDNCRVGDQVTVEGQLHMNLVERDGRKEKLAEITARRIHQLGAGQVLSLTGMSESSTAVRDSGTESLSPKPAPAAAPSNPDEIPF from the coding sequence ATGAACTCGATCGTCTTGATCGGTGAGGTTCTGGCCGAACCGGAGCTTCGCTACACTCCTGACAACCTAGCCGTGACTTCTCTCCTGCTCAGCTTCCCTAGTTTGCGTCCTGAAGAGCCAGCGTATCAGGTGCGGGTTTCTTCTTTCGGGGAGCTGGCGCAAAAGGTGGTGGATAACTGCCGTGTGGGGGATCAGGTGACGGTGGAAGGGCAACTGCACATGAACCTGGTGGAGCGAGACGGACGCAAGGAGAAACTGGCAGAAATTACTGCCCGACGCATCCATCAACTGGGAGCCGGCCAGGTGCTCTCTTTAACGGGGATGAGCGAATCCTCAACTGCCGTTCGCGATAGCGGGACGGAGTCCTTATCGCCCAAGCCTGCCCCTGCTGCTGCTCCGTCTAACCCGGACGAGATCCCGTTTTAG
- a CDS encoding GldG family protein, whose amino-acid sequence MKDWQALSDWTGIVGIGVIAIGLMLGSALTGWTAIPFAVLATGLGLLVFWGITHRQQVGSFLGLRSTQTNANILVSVAAMGVILVLLNVVAVRYDGRLDLTEGGLFTLSPQTQQLVQGLPRPVKVWVVTTAADPNLREQLERYQHLNPSRFQFEFVDPNRNPLVAQRLQVTQSNTLVVESGDSRQQLPQPPAPDLESNLTPILARVVNRGEAVAYFVQGHGEVSLEAGGGNLSFVQAVGSLGREGYRAEPLNLVQAEIPEDADVLVLAGPQRPLFPGEVEKLQDYLADGGRVLLLIGPRVEAGLDPLLEEWGVVLADDIVVEASSVSQLLGTGPAVALVTSYGDHPITAPLAAQRLMTLFPLARSVETEERSGIQATPLLRTSPQSWGETSTDLENTPVQFDPDRDKPGPLTLGVALTRSPENDEAESEGGSEPEEARFVVIGNVNFAVNGNLQQQGNRDLFLNTLNWLTEQTDQISIRPKSITNRRLTLTGQNLNLLILGSTVLLPLLALGSGAVLWWQRR is encoded by the coding sequence ATGAAAGACTGGCAAGCCTTATCCGATTGGACGGGCATCGTCGGCATTGGGGTGATTGCCATCGGTTTGATGCTGGGATCCGCCCTGACGGGTTGGACAGCCATTCCCTTTGCTGTGCTGGCCACCGGGTTGGGGCTGCTGGTGTTTTGGGGTATCACCCACCGGCAACAGGTAGGATCCTTCCTGGGCTTGCGCTCCACCCAAACCAACGCCAATATCCTCGTATCGGTGGCAGCCATGGGGGTGATTCTGGTGCTGCTGAATGTGGTGGCGGTGCGTTACGATGGCCGCCTGGATCTGACCGAAGGGGGGCTATTTACCCTGTCTCCCCAAACCCAGCAATTGGTACAGGGCCTACCGCGCCCGGTGAAAGTGTGGGTGGTAACCACCGCTGCGGATCCCAACTTGCGAGAACAACTGGAACGCTACCAGCACCTCAACCCCAGCCGCTTCCAGTTTGAATTTGTGGATCCCAACCGCAACCCCTTGGTGGCCCAACGTCTCCAGGTTACCCAGAGCAATACCTTGGTGGTGGAATCGGGAGACAGCCGCCAACAACTGCCGCAACCGCCCGCCCCCGATCTGGAAAGCAACCTCACCCCAATTCTTGCTAGGGTGGTGAACCGGGGAGAAGCTGTGGCCTACTTTGTACAAGGACATGGCGAGGTCTCTCTGGAAGCCGGTGGCGGCAACCTCAGTTTTGTCCAGGCGGTGGGATCCCTGGGGCGGGAAGGCTACCGGGCTGAACCCCTGAACTTGGTGCAGGCGGAGATCCCTGAGGATGCGGACGTGCTGGTGCTAGCGGGGCCACAGCGGCCTTTGTTCCCAGGGGAAGTCGAGAAGCTGCAAGACTACTTAGCCGATGGAGGCAGAGTTTTGTTGTTGATTGGCCCTCGGGTGGAGGCCGGACTGGATCCTTTGTTGGAGGAGTGGGGGGTGGTCTTGGCGGATGACATTGTTGTTGAAGCCAGCAGCGTTAGCCAGCTTTTGGGGACAGGCCCGGCCGTCGCTCTGGTCACCAGCTATGGCGATCACCCGATCACCGCACCCTTGGCAGCCCAGCGGTTGATGACCCTCTTCCCGCTGGCTCGTTCCGTCGAAACCGAGGAGCGCTCAGGGATCCAGGCCACGCCTCTGCTTCGCACCAGCCCGCAAAGTTGGGGGGAGACCAGCACCGACCTGGAGAATACCCCAGTGCAATTTGATCCCGATCGCGACAAGCCCGGCCCCCTAACCCTAGGAGTGGCTCTAACCCGCAGCCCGGAGAACGACGAGGCTGAATCTGAGGGGGGATCTGAACCGGAAGAGGCCCGCTTCGTGGTGATCGGCAACGTCAATTTTGCCGTCAATGGCAACTTACAACAGCAGGGTAACCGCGACTTATTCTTGAACACCCTGAACTGGTTGACAGAACAAACGGATCAAATCTCCATTCGACCCAAATCGATCACCAACCGTCGCCTGACTCTGACGGGGCAAAATCTGAACCTGCTGATCCTTGGATCAACGGTGCTCCTGCCCTTGCTGGCCTTGGGATCCGGTGCAGTACTCTGGTGGCAAAGACGGTAG
- a CDS encoding M14 family zinc carboxypeptidase, giving the protein MQHPEKSELPRQQVLGYSVQGRPIHLWQLTQGIPSLLLIGGVHGNEVEGYNLIEQYVTSGLWGSLAGRASLWVIPRLNPDGCAVGQRVNARGVDLNRNMPTQDWIQTPLEARYPPGSAPGSEPETQVLLACLEQIQPQLILSAHACEKNPCVNYNGPALELAEVMATHNGLPVTDDIGYPTPGSLGTWAGWERGIPTLTLEILRGTPLNQVWQEQAQALQALLEYVARLSSE; this is encoded by the coding sequence GTGCAGCACCCAGAAAAGAGCGAATTGCCCCGGCAGCAGGTTCTCGGATATTCAGTGCAGGGGCGGCCTATCCACCTGTGGCAACTCACCCAAGGGATCCCTTCCCTACTTCTGATCGGAGGGGTTCACGGCAATGAGGTAGAGGGGTACAACCTGATCGAGCAGTATGTGACCTCAGGCCTTTGGGGATCCCTGGCAGGCAGAGCAAGCCTGTGGGTGATCCCACGACTGAATCCGGATGGCTGTGCAGTGGGGCAGAGGGTGAACGCTCGCGGCGTGGATCTCAACCGCAACATGCCCACCCAAGATTGGATTCAAACTCCCTTAGAAGCCCGTTATCCACCGGGATCGGCGCCAGGATCCGAACCGGAAACGCAGGTATTGCTAGCTTGTCTGGAGCAGATCCAACCCCAACTCATTCTCTCCGCCCATGCTTGCGAGAAAAATCCTTGTGTGAATTACAATGGCCCTGCCCTAGAGCTAGCAGAGGTGATGGCTACCCACAACGGTTTGCCGGTCACCGACGACATTGGCTACCCCACCCCTGGCTCTCTGGGCACTTGGGCCGGCTGGGAACGGGGGATCCCCACCCTGACCCTAGAAATCTTGCGGGGTACGCCCCTAAACCAGGTTTGGCAGGAGCAAGCTCAGGCGCTGCAGGCACTGTTGGAATATGTGGCGCGGCTGTCAAGCGAATAA
- a CDS encoding acyl carrier protein has translation MSADDVYSRVRKIVSDQLGVEDGKVTPEANFQNDLGADSLDTVELVMAFEEEFDLEIPDEDAEGIATVQDAVDYISKKAA, from the coding sequence ATGAGCGCAGATGACGTTTATAGCCGTGTTCGCAAGATCGTGTCGGATCAGCTGGGGGTAGAAGACGGCAAAGTGACCCCGGAAGCCAATTTCCAGAACGACCTGGGGGCCGATAGCCTCGATACGGTGGAACTGGTCATGGCCTTTGAAGAAGAATTCGACCTGGAAATCCCCGACGAAGATGCAGAAGGCATTGCCACGGTGCAAGATGCTGTCGATTACATCTCCAAAAAAGCTGCCTGA